The genomic DNA CAAGGTTGTTCAGTAAGTGTAATTGCTCCAACTGTTGCGATTTTCAATGCGTGAGTTGATCTAACAACTGAGAACATCGCAAATAAGAACGGCATTGATAAAAATGATGTAGCTATTGAACTTATTGGACTTATACCTTCTTTTTTATATAGAGCCATTAACTCCATTTGTTGTTTTTGTTTTGCTTGAGGATCATTTGATCCTTTATATTTTTGTTGAATTTCAGCTTGCTTACCCTGCATACCTGTCATTTTTTCTTGATTCATCTGCGTTTTCAATGTAAATGTCAAGATTATTAATCTAACAAAAATTGAGCTTAATAGAATTGAAAATATTACTGATATACCGTAATTACTTTTTGCAGGATCCAATATTCCATCTGTTGTTCCGGAGAACACTCTAATAAATGCCGTTAGCATTCACGCTAAAGGATAAACAAAAAATCCATAATATGGAGAAGAAGTCATTGTAAATGCTTCCGCTCAGTTTGTAATAACTTTATATTGGTACTCGTAAAATACTCCGTTTTTATCAGCTGTGAATCAGTGTGTTTTTGATCCATAATCACTTAAACTTTTAATAATGATTTCAAAAGCGACACCTGGAG from Spiroplasma tabanidicola includes the following:
- the yidC gene encoding membrane protein insertase YidC; this encodes MNTNGYTVNQVSDMAGNKVYAPGVAFEIIIKSLSDYGSKTHWFTADKNGVFYEYQYKVITNWAEAFTMTSSPYYGFFVYPLAWMLTAFIRVFSGTTDGILDPAKSNYGISVIFSILLSSIFVRLIILTFTLKTQMNQEKMTGMQGKQAEIQQKYKGSNDPQAKQKQQMELMALYKKEGISPISSIATSFLSMPFLFAMFSVVRSTHALKIATVGAITLTEQPWAQIKSGNWVYLSLIAVYLPLQVLSMFLPMILNAVKKKKQPQSEQQKKAKRKQLIFQLIFIAVFVFFVSSVASGVAIYWIFSSTLQISQTLMFHYLRESKSKRVLKKRERLKATKVKQIEKNIAKNK